One Methanohalophilus mahii DSM 5219 genomic window carries:
- a CDS encoding DUF6951 family protein, whose translation MTELTVYSNVCNFTHKINGKLDGDKIIVDIDTPCEKIKKMSHLEVPMMDLFDIKDNCVMQKAQEAKCSVTCLVPCAVLHVCCLEAGMMSESLVQKTGDVRIEFE comes from the coding sequence ATGACAGAATTAACTGTGTATTCGAATGTATGTAATTTTACACATAAAATAAATGGGAAATTGGATGGTGACAAGATCATCGTCGATATCGATACACCCTGTGAAAAGATCAAGAAGATGTCCCATCTAGAAGTTCCTATGATGGACCTTTTCGATATAAAGGACAACTGTGTCATGCAAAAGGCCCAGGAAGCAAAATGCAGTGTTACATGCCTTGTTCCCTGTGCTGTCCTCCATGTATGCTGTCTGGAAGCAGGTATGATGTCGGAATCCTTGGTCCAGAAGACAGGGGATGTTCGTATAGAATTTGAATGA
- a CDS encoding helix-turn-helix transcriptional regulator, translating into MKSELLGTLFLSEKRKDLLLLLVKKPRDIDEIKDILDVNSSAIMTQIKILLSHGLIVYDDDVYKLSGMGRVIVKKMQPLLDVLSVYTDNKNYWENHNLNAIPSCLLERIEEMGNCELLEPSLNRMYELPEKMVEYLNQSTYVHEVSSYFSPAYPKVYIELAKKGVDVSVIITKPVFERLQNDYQEETREFVNMECGNLFVFGDKIEIASGTVTDKFTAISLFYNTGIYHNHVIMSFDNSALKWGEDLFRYYLNNSTPITDKDI; encoded by the coding sequence ATGAAATCTGAGTTATTAGGAACCCTCTTCCTATCAGAAAAAAGAAAAGATCTCCTTCTTTTGCTGGTAAAAAAACCCAGGGACATTGATGAGATAAAAGATATACTTGATGTGAATTCAAGTGCAATAATGACCCAAATTAAGATACTTTTAAGTCATGGGTTAATCGTTTATGACGATGATGTATATAAATTATCAGGCATGGGCAGAGTAATTGTAAAAAAGATGCAACCACTACTGGATGTATTATCCGTATATACGGATAATAAAAATTATTGGGAAAACCACAACCTCAATGCAATACCTTCTTGTCTTTTAGAAAGAATAGAAGAAATGGGAAACTGTGAATTGCTCGAACCTAGCCTTAATAGGATGTATGAGTTACCAGAAAAAATGGTAGAATATCTTAATCAATCGACTTACGTACATGAAGTTTCTTCATATTTCAGTCCAGCATACCCAAAAGTCTATATTGAACTTGCGAAAAAAGGCGTTGACGTTTCAGTAATAATAACAAAACCAGTATTTGAAAGACTTCAAAATGACTATCAAGAAGAAACAAGAGAATTTGTGAATATGGAGTGTGGAAATCTTTTTGTTTTTGGAGACAAGATTGAAATTGCATCAGGTACTGTAACGGATAAATTCACAGCAATCTCACTCTTTTATAATACAGGAATTTATCACAACCATGTAATCATGAGTTTTGATAATAGTGCTTTGAAATGGGGGGAGGATTTATTTAGATATTATCTTAATAATTCAACTCCAATCACAGACAAAGACATATAA
- a CDS encoding hydantoinase/oxoprolinase family protein, with protein sequence MYLGLGIDTGGTYTDSIIMDISSGNVVDAYKSLTTHSNLIQGIENSLEGLNDSYLESIEFVSVSTTLATNTTLEKNGHPAALILIGHSINGPLSTDQILSIKGGHDADGNVAENLDDPELIENFVMQNKDKVSSFAVSSYFGVRNPEHEMTVKDIIGKLTDKPVVCGHELSMNLGAYERAVTALLNAQLIPVTDQFIRSILSVMERKGIDADLMMMKCDGSLVRIEDALKKPVESIFSGPAASLVGASHLSNLETCLTMDVGGTSTDVSMISNGIPEISESGAKVGGWSTMVKAIKMDTSALGGDSHVWVQTRTTIGSNRVIPLCLAAYNHPELIEKLGNVDKPNVRLMDNIIQPTTFFIKSDLNKYESDNFKLNSNEKRIFDVLDSKPLSLYEISNKLDEHILMFSGHLESLVKKKYVQQIGFTPTDALHVLRDYTGYNAEASDIGAQLLGEYVGMDKDSFCSHIKAQVVKNMSVNIVSYLVEDIKKSDIEKMIESPSSLNFKVNQPIVLVGGPVKAYQEDICKILNADIIVPEYHEVGNAVGALLGDVIYRTESIVRIDRTGTNQYVVFSENGRNIFDEYEDSVNYAYSISKKLIEGYMAGYGLDMSKINLDIARNDMKNGYGARLETKIVATGIGSPRR encoded by the coding sequence ATGTACCTTGGACTTGGAATTGATACAGGAGGCACATATACTGATTCTATTATAATGGACATCTCGTCCGGAAATGTAGTGGACGCTTATAAATCGTTAACTACTCATTCCAATCTAATACAGGGAATAGAGAATTCTCTTGAAGGACTCAATGATAGTTACCTGGAAAGTATAGAATTTGTATCCGTTTCAACCACTCTTGCAACCAATACCACGCTTGAAAAAAATGGGCATCCTGCTGCACTTATCCTTATCGGCCATTCAATTAATGGACCCCTTTCAACCGATCAAATCCTATCCATAAAAGGTGGTCATGATGCTGATGGCAATGTTGCAGAAAATCTCGATGACCCTGAATTGATTGAAAATTTTGTAATGCAAAATAAAGATAAAGTCTCCTCTTTTGCAGTATCATCTTATTTTGGAGTAAGGAACCCTGAACATGAGATGACAGTAAAAGATATTATTGGAAAATTGACCGACAAACCAGTTGTATGTGGACATGAACTTTCAATGAATCTTGGAGCTTATGAAAGAGCTGTCACAGCATTATTAAATGCACAATTAATCCCGGTAACTGATCAATTTATAAGATCTATTCTTTCGGTAATGGAAAGAAAGGGAATTGATGCAGATCTAATGATGATGAAATGTGATGGTTCCCTTGTAAGAATAGAAGATGCACTGAAAAAACCTGTTGAGTCAATATTTTCAGGGCCTGCAGCCAGCCTTGTTGGTGCGTCTCATCTTTCAAATCTTGAGACCTGCCTGACTATGGATGTTGGTGGCACAAGCACTGATGTGTCAATGATATCCAATGGAATTCCCGAGATAAGTGAAAGTGGTGCTAAAGTTGGGGGATGGAGCACGATGGTAAAAGCCATAAAGATGGACACGTCTGCTCTTGGCGGTGATAGTCATGTATGGGTTCAGACACGTACAACAATAGGATCGAATAGGGTCATACCCCTGTGTCTTGCAGCATATAATCATCCTGAATTGATAGAAAAACTTGGCAACGTTGACAAACCTAACGTACGCCTTATGGATAATATAATACAGCCTACAACCTTCTTTATAAAAAGTGATTTGAATAAATATGAATCAGATAACTTTAAATTGAACTCTAATGAGAAACGAATCTTCGATGTGTTAGATTCTAAACCGCTATCCCTGTATGAGATATCGAATAAATTAGATGAACACATTTTGATGTTTTCCGGTCACCTTGAATCTCTTGTCAAGAAAAAATATGTTCAGCAAATTGGTTTTACTCCTACAGATGCCCTTCACGTTTTGAGGGATTATACCGGATATAATGCAGAGGCATCAGATATTGGAGCTCAGCTACTAGGTGAATACGTGGGTATGGATAAAGATAGTTTTTGCTCACATATAAAAGCACAAGTAGTAAAGAATATGTCCGTAAATATAGTGTCTTATTTAGTAGAGGATATCAAAAAATCAGACATAGAAAAGATGATTGAATCCCCATCTTCTTTGAATTTCAAAGTAAATCAACCCATAGTTCTTGTTGGAGGACCTGTAAAAGCATATCAGGAAGATATTTGCAAAATACTCAATGCTGACATAATAGTTCCTGAGTATCATGAAGTTGGAAATGCGGTTGGTGCTCTCCTTGGAGATGTTATCTACAGAACTGAATCCATTGTAAGGATAGACAGGACTGGGACTAACCAGTATGTTGTTTTTTCTGAAAACGGAAGAAACATTTTTGATGAGTATGAGGACTCTGTAAATTATGCTTATAGTATAAGTAAAAAACTTATTGAAGGATATATGGCAGGGTATGGTCTGGACATGTCTAAAATAAATTTAGATATAGCCAGAAATGACATGAAAAACGGATATGGTGCAAGGCTTGAAACTAAAATCGTGGCAACAGGAATTGGAAGTCCAAGGAGATAA
- a CDS encoding TCP-1/cpn60 chaperonin family protein has protein sequence MNSAVNNIGQQQNNADDMYQLMQNVYRKIGLKNDVENKELIDHLEKASVEIKELLSTSFGPWGLNKLITNHVGDVYLTNDGKTIIKEMDVLHPIVTSLNDLSKSMDRSCGDGTKTAVILASSLIVNAVKLIKMGVHPTTIIKGYKIALNKAYELIEFNSITAKSYDETYAAILSASFAKGIELDQAKKLSTMVVNVIEHLATISPDGYLDLDENVKIMKKVGGPDILHLNGVILDETPARFDMPESVSHPNILILNYDLKVKSEFINSKRNISMDSIETAHMFNEENKRILDGFADKIINCNANVVFCEGDVDSQIESRLVEQNILMFKKLKNKDLENISKATGAQIMSIKDNLEPDHLGKANDVEVTKKCGEHFAFINVENQMISTILIWEPFKYALEKVEEAADDALNTAAFILKNKKLVTGGGGIEFVLSQMLKNYATTIKGKEQLAVIEYANALEEIPRILASNEGMNVIDSMVKMSNFYKKGLNPRIDTSRSVTENNPLVYDSASIKKLAVISATETATSVLRIDKILLKK, from the coding sequence ATGAACTCAGCGGTAAATAATATAGGACAACAACAGAACAATGCAGATGACATGTATCAGCTTATGCAGAACGTTTACAGAAAAATCGGTCTGAAAAATGATGTAGAGAACAAAGAACTTATCGACCACCTTGAAAAAGCATCTGTTGAGATAAAAGAATTGTTGAGTACTTCATTTGGCCCCTGGGGACTAAATAAATTAATTACAAATCATGTTGGTGACGTGTATTTAACTAACGATGGAAAAACCATAATAAAAGAGATGGATGTATTACATCCTATAGTTACTTCTTTGAATGATCTTTCAAAATCAATGGATAGATCATGTGGTGATGGTACAAAAACCGCAGTTATACTGGCATCTAGCCTTATTGTAAATGCAGTTAAACTTATAAAAATGGGTGTGCACCCTACCACCATCATAAAGGGTTATAAAATTGCTCTTAATAAGGCATATGAACTTATCGAATTCAACAGTATAACTGCTAAATCATATGATGAGACCTACGCTGCAATCCTCAGTGCTTCATTTGCCAAAGGTATAGAACTTGATCAAGCAAAGAAGCTTTCAACAATGGTTGTTAATGTGATCGAGCATTTGGCAACAATATCTCCTGATGGTTATCTGGATCTCGATGAAAATGTAAAAATAATGAAGAAAGTTGGCGGGCCTGATATATTGCATCTTAATGGTGTCATTCTTGATGAAACACCCGCAAGATTTGATATGCCAGAATCAGTATCCCATCCAAATATTCTCATTCTAAATTATGATTTGAAAGTCAAAAGTGAATTTATAAATTCAAAACGTAACATCAGTATGGATAGCATTGAAACCGCTCATATGTTCAATGAAGAGAATAAAAGAATACTTGACGGGTTTGCTGATAAAATAATAAATTGTAATGCTAATGTTGTGTTTTGTGAAGGTGATGTAGACTCCCAGATAGAATCACGCCTTGTGGAACAAAACATACTAATGTTCAAGAAACTTAAAAATAAGGACCTGGAAAATATTTCTAAGGCAACAGGTGCCCAAATTATGTCCATAAAGGACAATCTGGAGCCAGATCATCTTGGAAAAGCAAATGACGTTGAAGTTACAAAGAAATGTGGTGAACATTTTGCTTTTATAAATGTCGAAAATCAAATGATTTCGACGATCTTGATATGGGAACCTTTCAAATATGCTCTTGAAAAGGTAGAAGAAGCTGCAGATGACGCACTGAACACTGCAGCATTTATCCTCAAGAATAAAAAGTTAGTTACCGGAGGAGGCGGAATCGAATTTGTATTATCGCAGATGCTGAAGAACTATGCAACCACAATAAAAGGAAAGGAGCAGCTTGCGGTTATCGAGTATGCCAATGCACTTGAAGAAATTCCCAGAATACTGGCAAGTAATGAAGGAATGAATGTTATAGATTCAATGGTAAAAATGTCAAATTTTTATAAAAAAGGATTGAATCCAAGAATTGATACTTCCAGATCTGTCACAGAAAATAATCCTTTAGTCTATGATTCAGCTAGCATCAAAAAATTAGCGGTCATCTCTGCTACTGAAACCGCAACCAGTGTGCTGAGAATCGATAAAATATTGTTGAAGAAATGA
- a CDS encoding class I SAM-dependent methyltransferase, whose translation MNHEEACMDEEILNKQQCHWENVFLKNNSMFGERCSGPAMKAAELFKEEGRTKILELGAGQGRDTLFFANNGFEVYSLDYSRQGIECIDQRSRDMGLSGSITPLQHDVREPLPFDDGYFDACYSHMLYCMPLKTSELAFISKEIRRVLKPGGLNIFTTRHTDDPQYRTGVHRGEDMWQIQGGFIVHFLSMEKVERISQGYDIVDMEEFEEGELPRKLFRVTFRKI comes from the coding sequence ATGAATCATGAAGAAGCATGTATGGACGAAGAAATATTGAATAAGCAGCAGTGTCATTGGGAAAATGTATTTTTAAAGAACAATTCGATGTTCGGTGAAAGATGCAGTGGTCCTGCCATGAAAGCAGCAGAACTCTTCAAGGAAGAGGGTAGAACAAAGATTCTTGAACTTGGAGCAGGTCAGGGAAGGGACACTTTGTTCTTTGCAAATAATGGTTTCGAGGTATATTCTCTTGATTACTCCAGACAGGGAATTGAATGTATAGATCAGAGGTCCCGGGATATGGGACTATCTGGATCGATAACACCCTTGCAGCATGATGTTAGGGAACCTCTGCCTTTTGATGATGGTTATTTTGATGCCTGTTATTCTCATATGCTCTACTGTATGCCCCTAAAAACATCTGAACTTGCATTCATTTCAAAAGAGATCAGGAGGGTCCTGAAACCAGGCGGTCTGAACATATTCACTACACGACACACAGACGATCCTCAATATCGAACAGGAGTTCACAGAGGAGAGGACATGTGGCAGATACAGGGTGGATTCATTGTTCATTTCCTGAGCATGGAAAAGGTGGAGCGCATTTCACAAGGGTATGATATCGTTGATATGGAGGAATTTGAAGAAGGAGAGCTTCCAAGAAAGCTTTTCAGGGTAACCTTTCGAAAAATTTAA
- a CDS encoding uroporphyrinogen decarboxylase family protein — translation MAQDILKELAEAVVSGNKDLTAELSEKALKEGLDPHKAIIDGLAKGMVIVSDNYEKGTAFVPHLLIASQAMYAGMDVLTPHIETEESSKPATMVIGTVEGDVHDIGKNLVKTMMSAGGIDTIDLGNDVPLDKFIETARENQADVISMSALMTTTMSGMEKVIEMLQEEGLRDSLIVMVGGAPISEDFAENIGADKTAPDALHASNWAIDAVSKLSPSKERWSDEKINLAKVKYREILAKKQVKSKKDIGRETAKQIMEEFESVGVKSKEEMSHADRTLAAMADKKVDRLPVYPLACGALRKFADATYKEYAIDPNKFAESAFLGCKYMDLDMFVGLIDLSATSADFGCTIKYPEEDTPSSEGHLEDYEDIETPEVKEGTRAYELIEASKLAKDKLNKELGTPFVGFHEGPLLTLTQLMGADRVLMDMKTNPDVVLEALQKCTDYVCQVSEAFFEEDACDALCVDNLWSNNIIMDEEDYWKFDGKFVYDQHIPVFKKYDQPYIIHNCADAVHFDTQIKKFGTALFSYAYYESEREKGSQNYADLIPKYGDMCCMMGEINPIDMMDNSPEGIQKIENDTEVLLKGVHESLKENGMQSKYVMSTGCETPPGGPMTPIKAMVDKVKELGPQFQKDIIG, via the coding sequence ATGGCGCAAGACATATTAAAAGAATTAGCGGAAGCTGTGGTTTCTGGAAACAAAGACCTAACAGCAGAATTGTCCGAAAAGGCGTTAAAGGAAGGATTGGATCCACATAAAGCTATTATTGATGGATTGGCCAAAGGAATGGTAATTGTTAGCGATAACTATGAGAAAGGAACAGCTTTCGTTCCACATCTGTTGATCGCTTCACAGGCAATGTATGCTGGAATGGATGTGCTAACACCCCACATTGAAACAGAAGAATCATCCAAACCCGCAACCATGGTAATCGGTACTGTAGAAGGTGATGTGCATGACATCGGTAAAAACCTTGTCAAAACAATGATGTCAGCAGGAGGAATTGATACTATAGATCTTGGAAATGACGTTCCTCTGGACAAATTCATTGAAACAGCAAGAGAAAACCAGGCCGATGTCATCTCTATGAGTGCACTGATGACAACTACAATGTCCGGAATGGAAAAAGTCATCGAAATGCTTCAGGAAGAAGGACTCAGGGATTCCCTTATCGTAATGGTAGGAGGAGCACCCATATCTGAAGATTTTGCCGAGAATATCGGTGCAGATAAAACAGCACCTGATGCTTTGCATGCCTCAAACTGGGCAATAGATGCCGTAAGTAAACTTTCACCTTCAAAGGAAAGATGGAGTGACGAGAAAATCAACCTTGCTAAGGTGAAATATCGGGAAATTCTGGCAAAGAAACAGGTGAAATCAAAGAAAGACATCGGGCGTGAAACTGCAAAGCAGATCATGGAAGAATTCGAAAGTGTTGGTGTCAAGTCTAAGGAAGAAATGAGTCATGCTGACAGGACTCTTGCGGCTATGGCTGACAAGAAAGTTGACCGTCTTCCAGTATATCCACTTGCATGTGGTGCTCTGAGAAAATTTGCAGACGCGACTTACAAGGAATATGCCATAGATCCCAATAAGTTTGCAGAAAGCGCTTTCCTTGGTTGTAAATACATGGACCTTGACATGTTTGTAGGTTTGATTGATCTTTCAGCTACTTCAGCTGACTTTGGATGTACTATCAAATATCCTGAAGAAGATACACCTTCCTCAGAAGGACACCTTGAGGACTATGAAGATATTGAGACCCCAGAAGTCAAAGAAGGCACACGTGCCTATGAATTGATTGAGGCTTCAAAACTTGCCAAAGATAAGTTAAACAAGGAACTTGGTACACCATTTGTTGGGTTCCATGAAGGTCCTCTCCTGACTTTGACACAACTTATGGGTGCAGATCGTGTGCTTATGGACATGAAAACCAACCCGGATGTTGTTCTTGAAGCACTTCAGAAATGTACCGACTACGTCTGCCAGGTTTCAGAGGCCTTCTTTGAAGAAGATGCCTGTGATGCTCTTTGTGTTGACAACCTGTGGTCAAATAATATAATTATGGATGAAGAAGACTATTGGAAGTTTGATGGGAAGTTTGTATATGATCAACACATTCCAGTTTTCAAAAAATATGATCAACCATACATCATCCACAATTGTGCAGATGCTGTTCATTTCGATACTCAGATCAAGAAATTCGGAACAGCTCTGTTCAGCTATGCATACTATGAAAGTGAAAGGGAAAAAGGCTCACAAAACTATGCAGACCTTATTCCAAAGTATGGTGACATGTGCTGTATGATGGGAGAAATAAATCCTATTGATATGATGGACAACTCCCCAGAAGGCATACAGAAAATTGAAAACGATACAGAAGTGCTACTGAAGGGAGTTCATGAAAGCCTGAAGGAAAATGGTATGCAGTCTAAGTATGTCATGTCTACTGGATGTGAGACGCCACCAGGAGGCCCAATGACACCTATCAAGGCAATGGTGGACAAGGTCAAGGAACTTGGCCCACAGTTTCAAAAAGACATAATAGGGTGA
- a CDS encoding methylcobamide--CoM methyltransferase — protein MTSKERFVNALEMKDVDRMPYGYLWFGAGNGVLGRMDACMSDVYYSAEGIARAQILARQMYHHDNVMSPWGCLLVEAEALGTRLNIKDDRYPTIAGYQLSSANEYDRIDPLDIERSHRIETVANSIGILKKELKDEVFIKGAMLSPLMLASQVLEASSLCIEMLTEKENVHELLERLTQSCILYADRLIEEGVDGIFVENGENTADLFSPDMAEEFMLPYTKQLYDHIQDNGIYVISHNCAEHAFHEMEASLKPDALNFALGDVEALGKKYGVECTKIHKKAGCSPRYCFKELEKHGICLMGNINPNAFCRDSLDDIEHEVKSCMDAAPEKGFILSTGCEIPLSTPIEEMETLWRSISSRL, from the coding sequence ATGACATCCAAGGAGCGGTTTGTTAATGCTCTTGAGATGAAGGATGTGGATAGGATGCCTTATGGGTATCTCTGGTTTGGGGCAGGCAACGGCGTCCTGGGGCGCATGGATGCCTGCATGAGCGATGTCTACTATTCTGCAGAAGGGATCGCCAGGGCACAGATACTTGCAAGGCAGATGTATCATCATGACAATGTTATGTCTCCTTGGGGATGTCTGCTAGTTGAGGCAGAAGCACTTGGCACCCGGCTGAACATCAAGGACGATCGGTATCCCACGATAGCCGGTTATCAACTAAGTTCTGCCAATGAATATGATCGGATTGATCCCCTGGACATTGAAAGGTCCCACAGGATAGAGACTGTTGCAAATTCTATCGGGATACTAAAAAAGGAGCTCAAGGACGAGGTCTTCATCAAAGGTGCCATGCTCTCCCCTTTGATGCTTGCTTCCCAGGTACTTGAGGCCAGCAGTCTTTGCATAGAAATGCTCACTGAAAAAGAGAATGTTCATGAGTTACTTGAAAGACTCACACAAAGTTGTATCCTTTATGCTGACCGGCTTATTGAAGAAGGGGTTGACGGTATCTTTGTTGAGAACGGGGAGAACACGGCAGATCTTTTCAGTCCTGATATGGCTGAGGAATTCATGCTCCCTTATACAAAACAGCTCTACGACCACATCCAAGATAATGGCATTTATGTGATATCCCATAACTGTGCTGAACATGCATTCCATGAGATGGAAGCATCTCTAAAACCAGATGCCCTTAACTTCGCTTTAGGTGATGTTGAAGCCCTGGGCAAGAAATATGGTGTTGAATGTACAAAGATCCATAAAAAGGCCGGATGCAGCCCAAGATACTGCTTTAAGGAACTTGAAAAGCATGGTATCTGCCTTATGGGTAACATCAATCCCAATGCCTTCTGCAGGGATTCGTTAGATGATATTGAGCACGAGGTAAAAAGCTGTATGGACGCCGCACCTGAAAAAGGTTTTATACTCTCTACAGGCTGTGAAATCCCTCTTAGCACACCGATCGAGGAAATGGAAACCCTCTGGAGATCGATAAGTTCTCGCTTGTGA
- a CDS encoding sensor histidine kinase, with translation MYLDESRLEALLKLNQMTGSSLQEITDFAHEEAVKLTKSKLGYLAFMSPDEGSLIMYSWSNHAMKECNVKDRKFIYPIETTGLWGEAVRQRKPIITNNYQEANPLKKGYPRGHVKLTRHMNVPIFDGNRIVAVAGVGNKEEDYDEADLRQLILLIQEMWRLIQRKQMEDALQKSSTELSMAEMELKSFDRMKAEILSDNKGTKPANEQGKMIDDETLEIINDLEKKAIENVIHHSQRLRRIVNSFIYTSMEEAGKIEYNFKPIDISVPLEHSLVDTIFMIEEKEIVLEKTIPKSLPLINGDEEKLTDMFTVLMDSAIRFTPYRGKVTIIVDEEMNYIHVILKDNGAGIPENIIPHMFQRFYEIDSQTKNNSEGIESGLYICKQIADAHKGSIKIESKIDVGTEVHIWIPKIDFSSKKQLGEEYEI, from the coding sequence TTGTATCTTGACGAATCTCGGCTTGAGGCCCTTTTGAAACTCAATCAAATGACGGGTTCATCATTACAGGAAATTACAGATTTTGCTCATGAAGAGGCAGTCAAACTAACTAAAAGCAAATTGGGTTATCTTGCTTTTATGAGTCCAGATGAGGGTTCCCTTATCATGTATTCGTGGTCAAATCATGCGATGAAAGAATGTAATGTAAAAGATAGAAAATTCATATATCCTATCGAGACCACCGGTCTCTGGGGAGAAGCTGTAAGGCAGAGAAAACCAATAATAACCAACAATTATCAGGAGGCAAATCCTCTTAAAAAAGGGTATCCTCGAGGACATGTGAAGTTGACAAGACACATGAATGTTCCAATATTTGATGGGAACAGGATTGTGGCTGTAGCGGGGGTTGGTAATAAAGAAGAAGATTATGATGAAGCAGATTTGAGACAATTGATTCTACTCATACAGGAAATGTGGAGGCTAATCCAACGTAAGCAAATGGAAGATGCTCTTCAGAAAAGTTCAACTGAGCTTTCAATGGCAGAAATGGAACTTAAATCTTTTGATAGAATGAAAGCCGAAATCCTATCAGACAATAAGGGGACTAAACCTGCAAATGAACAAGGAAAGATGATCGATGATGAAACTCTTGAGATTATCAATGACCTTGAAAAAAAAGCCATTGAAAATGTAATACATCATTCTCAAAGATTAAGGCGTATAGTAAATTCTTTCATTTATACGAGTATGGAAGAAGCAGGCAAGATAGAATACAATTTTAAGCCAATTGATATTTCTGTGCCACTGGAACATTCCCTTGTAGACACCATTTTCATGATAGAAGAAAAAGAAATAGTATTGGAAAAAACAATACCAAAATCTCTTCCTTTAATCAATGGAGATGAAGAAAAGCTGACTGATATGTTTACAGTTTTGATGGATAGTGCCATTCGGTTTACTCCTTATAGAGGAAAAGTGACAATAATTGTTGATGAAGAAATGAATTATATTCATGTTATATTGAAAGATAATGGGGCCGGTATCCCAGAAAATATAATTCCCCATATGTTCCAGCGTTTTTATGAGATTGATTCCCAAACAAAAAACAATTCGGAAGGTATAGAATCCGGCCTCTATATATGTAAACAGATAGCTGATGCTCATAAAGGCAGCATAAAGATTGAGAGCAAAATAGATGTGGGGACAGAAGTCCACATTTGGATTCCAAAAATAGATTTCTCCTCAAAAAAACAATTGGGTGAAGAGTATGAAATCTGA